From Nitrosopumilus zosterae, the proteins below share one genomic window:
- a CDS encoding CDC48 family AAA ATPase, whose amino-acid sequence MSQSGLSLKVLEAYTRDVGRGVARIDYDSMDTLNASTGDVIEIKGKRRTVAKCLPLYPSDEGKGIIRIDGLGRNNSGIAIGDTISVRKIKAVAAEKIVVAPLEAIPPIDERYLADALESVPLIKGDNVMVPYFGGRLTFQVIGVTPAADAVLVTQKTVFHIAEKGETLRGVPQVTYEDIGGLTDEIKKVREMIELPLRHPEIFEKLGIEAPKGVLLYGPPGTGKTLLAKAVANESNAHFISISGPEIMSKFYGESEARLREIFKEAREKSPSIIFVDEIDSIAPKREEVTGEVERRVVSQMLSLMDGLEARGKVIVISATNRPNAIDPALRRPGRFDREIEIKVPDKKGRKDILAIHSRNMPLSDDVNIDKISAVSHGYVGADLEYLCKEAAMKCLRRLLPILNLEEEKIPPETLDKLIVNNDDFLKALIEVTPSGMREVFIENPDVKWDDVGGLEDVKRELQEAVEWPMKYPGLYDKLGHTMPRGILLHGPSGTGKTLLAKAVATQSEANFVSVRGPELLSKWVGESERGIREIFKRARQSAPCVIFFDEIDSIAPIRGAGGETAVTERVVSQLLTELDGMENMHGVIVLAATNRADMIDPALLRPGRFDKIIQIPLPDKESRKSILKINAAKIPVIDDASDPQHVDIEKIADLTDGLSGADTASIANTAVSLVIHEFLDSHPDEKDIEKTTIDAKVTMKHFEEAVKKVREQKDLKLGEKLVASYYR is encoded by the coding sequence ATGAGCCAAAGCGGTCTTTCTCTCAAAGTTCTCGAAGCATATACCAGAGATGTTGGGAGAGGCGTGGCAAGAATCGATTATGATTCTATGGATACTCTAAATGCCTCTACAGGCGATGTTATAGAAATAAAAGGTAAAAGAAGAACAGTTGCAAAATGCCTTCCTTTGTACCCATCTGATGAAGGAAAAGGAATTATTAGAATTGATGGACTCGGTAGAAATAATTCAGGAATTGCAATTGGAGATACAATTTCGGTTAGAAAAATAAAAGCAGTGGCTGCAGAAAAAATAGTAGTTGCTCCATTAGAAGCAATTCCTCCAATTGATGAAAGATATCTTGCAGATGCACTGGAGAGTGTTCCGTTGATTAAGGGCGATAATGTAATGGTTCCATATTTTGGTGGACGTTTAACTTTTCAAGTTATTGGAGTTACCCCTGCAGCTGATGCGGTTTTGGTTACTCAAAAAACTGTTTTCCATATTGCAGAAAAAGGAGAGACATTGCGTGGAGTTCCACAAGTAACCTATGAAGATATTGGCGGTTTAACAGATGAGATTAAAAAAGTCAGAGAAATGATAGAGCTTCCATTAAGACATCCTGAAATTTTTGAAAAGTTGGGAATTGAAGCACCAAAAGGTGTGTTGCTGTATGGTCCACCAGGAACAGGTAAGACATTACTTGCAAAAGCAGTAGCAAATGAAAGTAATGCACATTTTATCAGTATTTCAGGTCCAGAAATCATGAGCAAGTTTTACGGAGAGAGTGAAGCTAGATTAAGAGAAATTTTCAAAGAGGCAAGAGAGAAATCTCCATCAATTATCTTTGTTGATGAAATAGATTCTATTGCACCAAAAAGAGAAGAAGTTACTGGAGAAGTTGAAAGAAGAGTAGTTTCTCAAATGTTATCGTTAATGGATGGTCTAGAAGCTAGAGGAAAAGTAATTGTAATTTCTGCAACAAACAGGCCAAATGCAATTGATCCTGCACTTAGAAGACCTGGAAGATTTGACAGAGAAATTGAGATCAAAGTTCCAGACAAAAAAGGAAGAAAAGACATTCTTGCAATTCACAGTAGAAACATGCCACTATCAGACGATGTCAATATAGATAAGATTTCAGCAGTAAGTCATGGCTATGTTGGAGCAGACTTGGAATATCTATGTAAAGAGGCTGCAATGAAATGTTTGAGAAGATTATTACCTATTCTTAATTTAGAAGAAGAAAAAATTCCACCAGAAACTTTGGATAAACTAATTGTGAACAATGATGATTTCCTCAAAGCTTTGATTGAAGTAACACCATCCGGTATGAGAGAAGTTTTCATAGAGAATCCAGATGTAAAATGGGACGATGTTGGAGGATTGGAAGATGTCAAGCGTGAGCTGCAAGAAGCTGTTGAGTGGCCAATGAAATATCCTGGTCTTTACGATAAATTAGGACATACTATGCCAAGAGGGATCTTACTTCACGGTCCAAGTGGAACAGGCAAGACATTACTTGCAAAAGCAGTAGCTACACAAAGTGAGGCAAACTTTGTTTCAGTTAGAGGTCCTGAGCTGCTATCAAAATGGGTAGGAGAATCAGAGAGAGGAATCAGAGAGATCTTCAAAAGAGCACGTCAGTCTGCACCATGTGTCATATTCTTTGACGAAATAGATTCGATTGCACCAATCAGAGGCGCAGGTGGAGAAACTGCAGTTACTGAAAGAGTTGTCAGTCAATTACTTACCGAATTAGACGGAATGGAAAATATGCATGGCGTTATTGTATTAGCTGCAACAAATAGAGCAGACATGATAGATCCTGCATTACTAAGGCCAGGAAGATTTGATAAAATTATCCAGATTCCACTTCCAGATAAAGAAAGTAGAAAGAGTATCTTGAAAATTAATGCAGCAAAAATTCCAGTAATTGACGATGCAAGCGATCCTCAACACGTAGATATTGAGAAAATTGCCGATCTAACTGATGGACTCAGTGGTGCAGATACAGCATCCATTGCAAACACTGCAGTATCTCTTGTTATTCACGAATTTTTAGATTCACATCCAGATGAAAAAGACATTGAAAAAACCACCATTGATGCAAAGGTAACTATGAAGCACTTTGAGGAAGCAGTAAAAAAAGTCAGAGAGCAAAAAGATCTAAAGTTAGGTGAAAAACTAGTGGCATCCTATTACAGGTAG
- the gatD gene encoding Glu-tRNA(Gln) amidotransferase subunit GatD, with the protein MSEYRGYEGNSLEFLKTNQIAVGDSVKITADITYSGIIMPRYEHSDDKHIVLKLKNGYNIGLEIANIEKIEKNQVTEKIIEKAESVEKTEGLPKILLLSTGGTIASKIDYRTGSVTPVLTATELNASVPELAKIANIDAEVLFSEYSENIMPEHWLKIAEKINEYSESDYSGIIIAHGTDTMHYTSSFLSFALAGFSIPIVLVGSQRSSDRASSDAALNLIGATKFITTSNSKGVYIVMHHDENDETIACHIGTRVRKNHTSKRGAFQTIGDVPAFIIAENQIQKNIKEDFFKTNEFQPRINLDTKVALVKYHPGYDSDLLEKIIEMGYKGIIFEGTGLGHIGRTMYDSVKKANDKGIFLGMTSQCIYGRVRMTVYESGRDLLNLGIIPLENMIPEVALVKAMWALGNSQNIEQVKKTMLENIASEISN; encoded by the coding sequence ATGTCAGAGTACAGAGGGTATGAAGGTAATTCGCTAGAATTCTTAAAGACAAATCAAATTGCAGTAGGGGATTCTGTCAAGATTACTGCTGATATCACTTATTCAGGCATAATAATGCCAAGGTACGAGCACAGTGACGATAAGCATATTGTTTTGAAATTAAAAAATGGATACAATATTGGATTAGAAATTGCCAATATTGAAAAAATTGAGAAAAATCAAGTCACAGAAAAAATAATAGAAAAAGCTGAAAGTGTAGAAAAAACTGAAGGATTACCAAAAATTTTACTGTTATCAACTGGAGGAACAATTGCAAGTAAAATAGATTACAGAACAGGTTCGGTGACTCCTGTGTTAACAGCTACAGAATTAAATGCGTCTGTTCCCGAACTTGCAAAGATTGCAAATATAGATGCGGAGGTCTTATTTTCAGAATATTCTGAAAACATCATGCCAGAGCATTGGCTAAAAATTGCTGAAAAAATAAATGAATATTCTGAATCAGATTATTCAGGAATAATTATTGCACATGGCACAGATACGATGCACTATACATCATCCTTTCTTTCATTTGCACTAGCAGGATTTTCAATACCTATTGTACTTGTAGGTTCCCAACGATCTTCAGATCGTGCTTCATCAGATGCAGCATTAAATTTGATTGGAGCAACAAAATTTATCACTACAAGTAATTCCAAAGGCGTCTATATTGTGATGCATCATGATGAAAATGATGAAACAATTGCATGCCACATAGGAACCAGAGTAAGAAAAAATCACACTAGTAAAAGAGGTGCATTTCAAACAATTGGTGATGTTCCTGCATTCATAATTGCAGAAAATCAGATTCAGAAAAACATTAAAGAAGATTTTTTTAAAACAAATGAATTTCAACCAAGAATCAATTTGGATACTAAAGTTGCGCTAGTAAAATATCATCCAGGATATGATTCAGATTTATTAGAAAAAATAATAGAGATGGGATACAAAGGAATAATTTTTGAAGGAACAGGATTAGGCCATATTGGAAGAACAATGTATGATAGTGTAAAAAAAGCAAATGACAAAGGGATTTTTCTAGGTATGACTTCACAGTGCATTTATGGCAGAGTTAGAATGACAGTTTATGAAAGTGGTCGTGATTTACTTAATTTAGGCATAATTCCACTGGAAAATATGATTCCAGAAGTTGCACTAGTAAAAGCAATGTGGGCTCTAGGAAACTCTCAAAATATTGAGCAAGTAAAAAAAACTATGCTTGAAAATATAGCATCAGAGATATCAAATTAA
- a CDS encoding site-2 protease family protein, translating into MAWVVIVIIAKALKVEKYGFEIKAYSLVYKNKGVNVVLNKVLSRTKRGIRVFADTSVIAGFVMMGFAFWFLLNNVSNFFVAQDEFSELTVLIPGITLTSASSIAFFLLSIPIVLVVHEGAHGIVAALEKIKIKTGGFAIFIAMFAGFVEPDEEEFEKAKKISKLRVIGAGATANVIFAFGLGLILLTNPFFAMVLPEPLLTIFYELPSGVLILSIIENSGAEQAGLLANDIITSINGIQIYSPADFPSLSPGETASVSVIRDGQELDFGVEIIPSPEDPERGLIGIMRDNTFAYKPLMNFIEWNDPNVSMFLLWLWMISFFIGIINMLPLPILDGGKFIHTIIDKKISDKSVNIVMWGIYAFTFVLFGLNIALSYMKSGWFTI; encoded by the coding sequence ATTGCATGGGTTGTGATAGTGATTATCGCAAAAGCTCTAAAAGTAGAAAAATATGGTTTTGAAATAAAGGCGTACAGTCTAGTATACAAAAACAAGGGAGTTAATGTAGTTCTGAATAAAGTTCTAAGCAGGACTAAAAGAGGAATAAGAGTTTTTGCTGATACGAGTGTAATTGCAGGGTTTGTTATGATGGGATTTGCATTTTGGTTTTTGCTAAATAATGTTTCAAACTTTTTTGTTGCACAAGATGAATTCTCAGAATTAACAGTACTTATTCCAGGAATCACTTTAACGTCGGCATCATCAATTGCATTCTTTTTACTTTCAATCCCAATAGTTCTAGTAGTTCATGAAGGAGCGCACGGAATAGTGGCAGCATTAGAAAAAATAAAAATCAAGACAGGTGGCTTTGCAATATTTATCGCAATGTTCGCAGGATTTGTAGAACCAGATGAGGAAGAATTTGAAAAAGCGAAAAAGATTTCAAAGTTAAGGGTTATCGGTGCAGGAGCTACGGCAAATGTAATTTTTGCATTTGGTTTGGGGTTGATTTTATTGACAAACCCATTTTTTGCAATGGTTTTGCCTGAACCTCTTCTAACTATATTCTATGAATTACCAAGTGGCGTTTTGATTCTTTCAATAATTGAAAATTCGGGAGCTGAGCAAGCAGGGTTATTGGCAAATGACATCATCACATCCATTAATGGAATACAGATCTACAGTCCGGCGGATTTTCCCAGTTTGAGTCCGGGTGAAACAGCAAGTGTTTCGGTAATTAGAGACGGTCAGGAATTAGATTTTGGTGTTGAAATTATTCCATCACCCGAAGATCCTGAAAGAGGATTAATTGGAATTATGAGAGATAATACATTTGCTTACAAACCATTAATGAATTTCATAGAATGGAATGATCCCAATGTTTCAATGTTTTTGTTATGGTTATGGATGATTTCATTTTTCATAGGAATCATCAATATGCTTCCTCTTCCAATATTAGATGGTGGAAAATTTATCCATACAATAATTGATAAAAAAATATCAGACAAATCAGTTAATATTGTAATGTGGGGAATTTACGCATTCACATTTGTTCTGTTTGGGCTTAACATTGCTTTATCATATATGAAATCTGGCTGGTTTACAATTTAG
- the gatE gene encoding Glu-tRNA(Gln) amidotransferase subunit GatE, whose translation MSEFSIDSIGLKVGLEIHQQLATNKKLFCNCKPIESEEYSIKFQRKLRAVKSELGEYDPAALFEKSKSKTIVYYANSESSCLVEQDEEPPHNLDNNAKELALIIATSLNSKIFNEIYPMRKSVIDGSNTTGFQRTMLISQGGKIEVNGETIGVQSICLEEDAAKLLGDKGDIREYSLDRLGVPLLEIALDPVEGDPKKIKNIALALGRLLRSTKKVTRGIGSIRQDVNVSVKDGGGIVEVKGVQQLDQLEKVVEFEAKRQYGLVKIAEKLKNSDFKGISKSENVFDITEDWKGCQSKIIQKALKDNSTIKAIKIENFSGMFGYTPFEGVRLGKEIGQLVKFYGIGGVFHSDELPNYGIEEKDVLIVKNILKVKQNDAFLIIAAPSSKIDFVIDSIISRLLEAKNGVPAETRLATQTGETVFLRPRPGASRMYPETDIPPISVTNKELENAKKNIPKSWDESLLELQKKYELNPQLSEQIFDSRYMELFEKVIERIKINPTFVASILCSTITNLERNGMNSKLLTEENIIKSFQLLEEGKIAKESIEIIYESIMSGKSQTIDEALKNASIEAVDETKVEQIIIDIIEKNQEIIKNQKERSIGPLMGIVMKELRGKASGEIVNNLLLKNIKKKLENMGL comes from the coding sequence GTGTCAGAATTTTCTATTGACAGTATTGGATTAAAAGTAGGACTGGAAATTCATCAGCAACTAGCAACTAATAAAAAATTATTTTGTAATTGCAAACCAATTGAATCAGAAGAATATTCCATTAAATTTCAAAGAAAATTGCGTGCAGTTAAAAGTGAATTGGGAGAATATGATCCAGCAGCTTTATTTGAAAAATCAAAATCAAAAACAATAGTCTATTATGCAAATTCAGAAAGCAGTTGTTTGGTTGAACAGGATGAAGAACCACCACATAATTTAGATAATAATGCAAAAGAACTTGCATTGATAATTGCAACATCACTTAATTCAAAAATCTTTAATGAAATTTATCCAATGAGAAAATCTGTAATTGATGGTTCAAATACAACGGGATTTCAACGAACCATGTTAATTTCACAAGGAGGAAAAATTGAAGTTAATGGTGAAACTATAGGCGTGCAATCAATTTGTCTTGAAGAAGATGCAGCAAAACTTCTTGGAGACAAAGGGGATATCAGAGAATACAGTTTAGATCGTCTAGGTGTTCCTCTGTTAGAGATTGCGTTAGATCCAGTAGAAGGAGATCCAAAAAAAATTAAAAATATTGCATTGGCTTTAGGTAGACTATTACGAAGTACTAAAAAGGTAACCAGAGGAATTGGATCAATTAGACAGGATGTCAATGTTTCAGTTAAAGACGGAGGAGGAATAGTAGAAGTCAAAGGAGTTCAACAATTAGATCAATTAGAAAAAGTAGTAGAATTTGAGGCTAAAAGACAGTATGGATTAGTAAAAATTGCTGAAAAACTGAAAAATTCAGATTTTAAAGGAATTTCAAAAAGCGAAAATGTTTTTGACATCACTGAAGATTGGAAAGGTTGTCAATCAAAAATTATTCAAAAAGCGTTAAAAGATAATTCAACAATCAAAGCAATTAAAATTGAAAATTTTTCTGGAATGTTTGGATACACACCATTTGAAGGAGTCAGATTAGGAAAAGAAATCGGACAGTTGGTAAAGTTTTATGGTATTGGGGGAGTTTTCCATTCAGATGAATTACCAAATTATGGGATTGAGGAAAAAGATGTTTTGATTGTGAAAAATATTTTAAAAGTTAAACAAAATGATGCATTTTTAATTATTGCAGCGCCATCTTCAAAAATAGATTTTGTAATAGATTCAATTATCAGTAGACTGTTAGAAGCCAAAAATGGTGTTCCTGCAGAAACCAGATTAGCTACGCAGACAGGTGAAACAGTATTCTTAAGACCACGCCCAGGCGCATCAAGAATGTATCCTGAAACAGACATTCCACCAATTTCAGTTACAAATAAAGAATTAGAAAATGCCAAGAAAAATATTCCAAAATCATGGGATGAATCTCTTTTAGAATTACAAAAAAAATATGAATTGAATCCCCAGCTTTCTGAGCAAATTTTTGATTCACGATACATGGAATTGTTTGAAAAAGTTATTGAACGAATTAAAATCAATCCTACGTTTGTTGCATCAATTTTATGTTCTACAATAACTAATTTAGAGAGAAATGGGATGAATTCTAAATTATTAACAGAAGAGAACATAATAAAATCATTTCAGCTGTTAGAAGAAGGAAAGATTGCAAAAGAATCAATTGAGATCATCTATGAGAGCATCATGTCAGGTAAATCGCAAACAATTGATGAAGCATTGAAAAATGCATCGATAGAGGCTGTTGATGAAACAAAAGTAGAGCAAATCATCATAGACATTATTGAAAAAAATCAAGAAATAATTAAAAATCAAAAAGAACGATCAATTGGACCACTAATGGGAATTGTCATGAAGGAATTAAGAGGAAAAGCTTCGGGCGAAATAGTGAATAATCTTCTTTTAAAAAACATCAAGAAAAAATTAGAAAATATGGGATTATAA
- a CDS encoding acylphosphatase yields MSKQRIRIFVTGRVQGVFFRQTLKAKAKQNNVYGWVKNLKDGRVEAILEGDTEKVTRLVEWAHGGPANAIVEDVEIRNEKFTGEFTKFDVAY; encoded by the coding sequence ATGTCAAAGCAACGAATTAGAATTTTTGTAACAGGTAGAGTACAAGGGGTTTTTTTTCGTCAGACATTAAAAGCTAAAGCAAAACAAAATAATGTTTACGGGTGGGTTAAAAATTTGAAGGATGGTCGTGTTGAGGCTATTTTAGAAGGAGACACAGAAAAAGTTACTAGACTTGTTGAATGGGCTCATGGTGGGCCTGCAAATGCAATAGTTGAAGATGTAGAAATACGAAATGAAAAATTCACAGGGGAATTCACAAAATTTGATGTCGCATACTAG
- a CDS encoding 5' nucleotidase, NT5C type yields MKIALDVDGVLADVIVPWLNYNNTIRPKISKNDITDWDFWKNHEINPYDFYAELSSCWKNWNSIPPTEENLSSVTKNLLEIGQVDIVTARERSTDSFVKNWLNHHNISFDNYVSVIDGPMKADLDYDVFIDDSPLNALKFLENKKQVILYSQPWNKHISENEIHRISILSEAVEKIKSV; encoded by the coding sequence ATGAAAATTGCTTTAGATGTTGATGGCGTGCTTGCTGATGTAATAGTTCCTTGGTTAAATTATAATAATACAATTAGACCTAAAATCTCAAAAAACGACATAACTGATTGGGATTTTTGGAAGAATCATGAAATAAATCCATATGATTTCTATGCCGAACTAAGCTCTTGTTGGAAAAATTGGAATTCCATACCTCCTACTGAAGAGAATCTATCATCTGTAACAAAAAATCTTTTAGAAATTGGTCAAGTAGATATAGTTACTGCAAGAGAACGTTCGACTGATTCTTTTGTAAAAAATTGGCTTAATCATCATAACATATCTTTTGATAATTATGTATCTGTAATTGATGGGCCTATGAAAGCCGATTTAGATTATGATGTTTTTATAGACGATTCACCACTTAATGCACTAAAATTTCTTGAAAATAAAAAACAAGTAATCTTATACTCTCAACCATGGAATAAACACATTTCTGAAAATGAAATTCACAGAATTTCAATTCTTTCAGAAGCTGTTGAAAAAATTAAATCTGTCTAG
- a CDS encoding DUF5655 domain-containing protein has protein sequence MEGIISFGNKRNYEDFKKQIPSSVLPLFDSIREFCFSLGENVVEDIRMHRVVFCKSITFRWFADVEPQKEGVIIKIQKNRKEPIHIIQISKEQKISEFGNLIKEAFEKIH, from the coding sequence ATGGAAGGAATCATCTCATTTGGAAATAAAAGAAATTATGAGGATTTTAAAAAACAAATTCCAAGTTCAGTGCTACCTCTTTTTGATTCCATTAGAGAATTTTGCTTTTCTTTAGGAGAAAATGTTGTTGAGGACATCAGGATGCATAGAGTGGTTTTTTGTAAATCAATTACTTTTAGATGGTTTGCAGATGTAGAACCTCAAAAAGAAGGAGTGATTATAAAAATTCAAAAAAACAGAAAAGAACCAATACATATTATTCAGATAAGCAAAGAGCAAAAAATTTCAGAGTTTGGAAATTTGATTAAAGAAGCATTTGAGAAAATTCACTAG
- the cutA gene encoding divalent cation tolerance protein CutA, producing MKPVIIVSTYPDKKSISKIANELVKNKTVACVNVSKISSIYSWKGKIENSSEYIAIFKTVTKNKKLLKKKILETHPYKVPEIAELTVSSLNKSYLNWLIESTN from the coding sequence ATGAAACCAGTAATAATTGTCTCAACATATCCTGATAAAAAATCAATTTCAAAAATTGCAAATGAACTTGTAAAAAATAAGACTGTTGCATGTGTCAATGTTTCAAAAATCTCATCAATTTATTCTTGGAAGGGAAAAATTGAAAACTCATCTGAATACATTGCAATTTTCAAAACTGTGACAAAAAACAAGAAACTATTAAAAAAGAAAATTTTGGAAACTCATCCATATAAAGTCCCAGAGATAGCCGAACTAACCGTTTCCTCGCTCAACAAATCATATCTTAACTGGTTGATTGAATCTACCAATTAG
- a CDS encoding 50S ribosomal protein L2, which yields MQFRSTSTGKVGSKANYPRFPLAEQHEGKIIDLVHERGREAPLAKIRFEDGSVSYVPAILGARVGETLQFGLKSKIEKGNVISVQNIPDGTIVCNIEKHFGDGGAIVKSAGTNATIFSHGDEGVTVKLPSGRFTTLNPKNRAMIGTLAGGGASERHFMSAGNKWRSFKAKGKKYPIVRGVAQAAYVHPHGGGRHQHVGQSSTVSRDAPPGAKVGSIAARKTGRARIKERR from the coding sequence ATGCAGTTTAGGTCTACATCTACTGGTAAAGTAGGTTCCAAGGCAAATTATCCTCGTTTTCCACTTGCAGAACAACATGAGGGTAAAATTATTGATTTGGTTCATGAACGTGGACGAGAAGCACCTTTAGCAAAAATCAGATTTGAGGATGGCTCTGTTTCGTACGTTCCAGCAATTCTCGGAGCCAGAGTAGGAGAGACTTTACAATTTGGATTAAAATCAAAGATTGAGAAAGGAAATGTAATCAGTGTTCAAAACATTCCTGACGGTACAATTGTATGTAATATTGAAAAGCATTTTGGAGATGGTGGCGCTATAGTAAAGTCAGCAGGCACCAACGCAACTATTTTCTCTCATGGTGATGAGGGCGTTACTGTTAAACTACCATCTGGAAGATTTACCACATTAAATCCAAAAAATAGAGCAATGATTGGCACTCTTGCTGGTGGCGGAGCTAGTGAACGACACTTTATGAGTGCAGGTAACAAATGGCGTAGCTTTAAAGCTAAAGGAAAGAAGTATCCAATTGTCAGAGGTGTTGCTCAAGCAGCATATGTTCACCCACACGGTGGTGGCCGTCATCAACACGTCGGTCAAAGCTCAACTGTTTCAAGAGATGCCCCACCTGGTGCAAAGGTAGGTAGCATCGCTGCAAGAAAGACTGGTAGAGCTAGAATTAAAGAAAGAAGATAG
- a CDS encoding mRNA surveillance protein pelota — translation MITKTIDENSISVMPEDSDDLLNLRRIIKKDDKVIGDTTRVLKQDKDYSRPDKGERIKVRIALTVEKISLDDVLDRLRVGGTIYESSNEAVPHGSHHSFILKINDGITISKKKWSPIEKKLLESNSQNGFVLVAIDTADCGIARLKGTHLEFMPNIYSGSGGKRYKTNFNIEKFFEQVQQAIFSISKKEDLIIIFGPGETKKRFANFIEKSQKFKIKVVEGIDSGGEDGIYTFTKSKAMQKIMSDSKLAKASTIIDEVMLLANKKSNKFTMGFEETFKTNQMGAVESLVFSDRIIQENDEQKIMDFLNDAENKGVKIYSVDSSTDIGLRVTGLGGIVSLLRYAIET, via the coding sequence ATGATTACAAAGACTATTGATGAGAATTCAATTTCGGTTATGCCAGAAGATTCTGATGACCTTTTGAATCTACGTCGAATAATTAAGAAAGATGACAAAGTAATAGGCGATACAACAAGGGTCCTAAAACAGGACAAGGACTATTCTAGACCAGATAAAGGTGAAAGGATCAAAGTCAGAATTGCATTAACTGTGGAAAAAATTTCTCTAGATGATGTATTGGATAGGTTAAGAGTTGGAGGGACAATTTATGAATCAAGTAATGAGGCAGTGCCTCATGGATCACACCATTCGTTTATTCTGAAAATAAATGACGGAATAACAATTTCAAAGAAAAAATGGTCACCCATAGAGAAGAAACTTTTAGAATCAAATAGTCAAAATGGTTTTGTACTTGTAGCCATTGATACTGCTGATTGCGGAATTGCAAGACTGAAAGGAACTCATCTAGAATTTATGCCAAATATTTATTCAGGCTCTGGAGGTAAAAGATACAAGACAAATTTCAATATTGAAAAATTCTTTGAACAAGTACAACAAGCAATATTTTCTATTTCTAAAAAAGAAGATTTGATAATAATTTTTGGTCCTGGTGAAACAAAGAAAAGATTTGCAAATTTTATTGAAAAATCTCAAAAATTCAAAATCAAAGTTGTAGAGGGAATTGATTCTGGCGGAGAAGATGGAATTTACACATTTACAAAATCTAAAGCAATGCAGAAGATAATGTCAGATAGCAAATTAGCCAAGGCCTCAACAATAATTGATGAGGTAATGCTTCTTGCAAATAAAAAAAGTAACAAATTCACTATGGGATTTGAAGAAACTTTTAAGACAAATCAGATGGGGGCAGTTGAATCTCTGGTGTTCTCAGATAGAATCATACAGGAAAATGATGAACAAAAGATCATGGATTTTCTCAATGATGCTGAGAATAAAGGTGTAAAGATTTACAGTGTTGATTCATCTACAGACATTGGATTAAGAGTTACTGGTTTGGGTGGAATAGTTTCATTGTTACGATATGCAATAGAAACCTAA
- a CDS encoding TIGR00269 family protein, protein MICDKCENPAVYTRKYSGQKLCSVCFSNSIVRKTAKTISKHNMIKYNELVAVAVSGGKDSLALLKIIHEMALTHNFRIIAVTIDEGIPGYRNEALEIVEKFCEKLNVKHKVYSYKDLFELTLDEALELRENEKTSSCSICGILRRRAIDFAAKDVGADVIATGHNLDDTLQTFIINMLSGDTTKIGWMDPDTSSNSLRKIKPFCEIYESEIVFYAFTNDIPFQSEPCPHMNEGIRTDIREFLNSLENQHSGIKNNLYQSILKVSQSVKTLNSKEKTVCEKCGTECTGKICSVCNMVLKLKENQT, encoded by the coding sequence ATGATCTGCGATAAATGTGAAAATCCAGCAGTATACACACGAAAATATTCAGGACAAAAATTATGCTCAGTTTGTTTCTCAAACTCCATTGTAAGAAAAACAGCCAAAACTATTTCAAAACATAATATGATAAAATACAATGAACTAGTAGCAGTTGCAGTATCTGGCGGAAAGGATTCCTTAGCATTACTAAAAATTATTCATGAAATGGCATTAACACATAATTTTAGAATAATTGCAGTTACGATAGACGAGGGAATTCCAGGATACAGGAATGAAGCTCTGGAAATTGTTGAAAAATTTTGTGAGAAATTAAATGTAAAACACAAAGTTTACTCTTACAAAGACTTGTTTGAATTAACATTGGATGAAGCATTAGAATTAAGAGAAAATGAAAAAACTTCTTCCTGTTCAATTTGCGGTATTTTAAGAAGACGTGCAATTGATTTTGCAGCAAAAGATGTTGGAGCTGATGTTATTGCAACAGGCCACAATCTAGATGACACATTACAAACATTTATCATAAACATGCTTTCAGGAGACACAACAAAGATTGGATGGATGGATCCTGATACATCTTCAAATTCTTTAAGAAAGATAAAACCATTTTGTGAGATATATGAATCTGAAATAGTATTTTATGCATTTACAAATGACATTCCATTTCAATCAGAGCCTTGCCCACACATGAATGAAGGGATCAGGACAGATATTCGTGAATTTCTAAATTCTCTAGAAAACCAGCACAGTGGAATTAAAAATAATTTGTATCAATCAATTCTCAAAGTTTCTCAAAGTGTAAAGACTTTGAATTCAAAAGAAAAAACAGTTTGTGAAAAGTGTGGAACTGAATGTACTGGTAAGATATGCTCAGTTTGCAACATGGTTTTAAAACTGAAAGAAAATCAAACCTAA